In the Geobacter sp. FeAm09 genome, one interval contains:
- the fdnG gene encoding formate dehydrogenase-N subunit alpha, with amino-acid sequence MNVTRRQFFKISAGGLGSSSIAMLGFSPGKAQAEVRTFKLARSTETRNTCPYCSVSCGLIMHSLGDRAKNAESAIFHIEGDPDHPVNRGTLCPKGAGLLDFVHSESRLKYPEYRAPGSKEWKRISWDEALTRVARLMKDDRDKNFIATNAAGATVNRWVTTGFLAASASSNEAGYITQKVIRNLGALAFDNQARVUHGPTVASLAPTFGRGAMTNHWVDIKNANVIIVMGGNAAEAHPCGFKWVTEAKAHNRATLLVVDPRFTRSASVADFYAPIRTGTDIAFLGGVINYLLSHDTIQHEYVKAYTNATFIVNEGYKFDEGLFSGYDAATRKYDRSTWSYEIGPDGFARVDETMQHPRCVMQLLRQHYSRYTPEVVTSTCGTPRDAFLKVCETIATTAAPDRTLTLLYALGWTQHSVGSQMIRTAAMLQLLLGNLGMAGGGINALRGHSNIQGLTDLGLLSDLLPGYLTLPGEKETDYQAYIDKRALKPLRPGQMSYWQNYAKFHVSLMKSWYGDMAAKENNWCFDWLPKLDKVYDVLQVFELMHQGKLNGYVCQGFNPLGSIPHKGKLIKAMSQLKYLVVIDPLATETSCFWENHGEYNDVDPAAIQTEVIRLPSTCFAEENGSLTNSGRWLQWHYKGAEPPGEARPDVDIIAGLFLKLRELYRKEGGAFPDALMNLTWNYKIPHAPAPEELAMEYNGKALADLADPKDPTKVILKKGQQLDGFAQLKDDGTTACGCWIYSGAWTEKGNMMARRDNSDPSGLGNTLNWAFAWPANRRVLYNRASCDLSGKPWDPKRKLVYWDGSKWAGPDVPDFKPDSDPADHMNPFIMLPEGVGRLFALDKMAEGPLPEHYEPFETPIDTNLLHPKVVSNPAARVFKGDLAAFGKSKEYPYAATTYRLTEHFHFWTKHTKLSSIMQPEQFVEISQELAREKGIKEGDRVKVWSARGFIKAVAVVTKRIKPLQVNGKTVHHVGIPFHWGFKGVAKSGYLANTLTPFVGDANTQTPEFKSFLVNIEKA; translated from the coding sequence ATGAACGTGACACGAAGACAGTTTTTCAAGATTTCCGCCGGCGGACTGGGCAGTTCCAGCATCGCCATGCTGGGCTTTTCACCCGGCAAGGCCCAGGCCGAGGTCCGCACCTTCAAGCTGGCCCGCAGCACCGAAACCCGCAACACCTGTCCCTACTGTTCGGTGAGCTGCGGCCTGATCATGCACAGCCTGGGGGACCGGGCCAAAAACGCCGAGTCGGCGATCTTCCACATCGAGGGCGACCCGGACCATCCGGTGAATCGCGGCACCCTCTGTCCCAAGGGGGCGGGGCTGCTGGATTTCGTCCATAGCGAAAGCCGGCTCAAGTATCCGGAGTACCGGGCCCCCGGTTCCAAGGAATGGAAGCGCATCTCCTGGGACGAAGCACTCACCAGGGTGGCCCGGCTGATGAAGGACGACCGGGACAAAAATTTCATCGCCACAAACGCCGCCGGCGCCACGGTCAACCGCTGGGTGACCACCGGCTTCCTGGCGGCCTCCGCCTCCAGCAACGAGGCGGGCTACATCACCCAGAAAGTCATCCGCAACCTGGGAGCCCTGGCGTTCGACAACCAGGCCCGAGTCTGACACGGACCCACGGTGGCCAGTTTGGCCCCCACATTCGGTCGCGGTGCCATGACCAACCATTGGGTTGACATCAAGAACGCCAACGTCATCATCGTCATGGGGGGCAACGCCGCCGAGGCGCACCCCTGCGGCTTCAAATGGGTGACCGAGGCCAAGGCCCACAACCGGGCCACGCTCCTCGTGGTGGACCCCCGCTTCACCCGTTCCGCATCGGTGGCGGACTTCTACGCCCCCATCCGTACCGGCACGGATATCGCCTTTCTGGGGGGGGTGATCAACTACCTGCTCTCCCACGACACGATCCAGCACGAATACGTCAAGGCCTATACCAACGCCACCTTCATCGTCAATGAAGGGTACAAATTCGACGAGGGGCTCTTCTCGGGCTATGACGCGGCCACGCGCAAGTACGATCGCTCAACCTGGTCCTACGAGATCGGGCCGGACGGCTTTGCCCGGGTGGACGAAACCATGCAGCACCCCCGCTGCGTCATGCAACTGCTCAGGCAGCACTACTCCCGCTACACGCCGGAGGTGGTGACCTCGACCTGCGGTACGCCCAGGGACGCCTTCCTCAAGGTGTGCGAGACCATCGCCACCACCGCGGCGCCCGACCGCACCCTGACCCTCCTGTACGCCCTGGGGTGGACCCAGCACTCGGTGGGGTCGCAGATGATCCGCACCGCGGCCATGCTGCAGCTCCTCCTGGGGAACCTGGGCATGGCGGGCGGGGGGATCAACGCCCTGCGGGGCCACTCCAACATCCAGGGGCTTACCGACCTGGGGCTCCTGTCCGACCTCCTGCCCGGGTATCTCACCCTGCCGGGTGAAAAGGAGACCGATTACCAGGCGTACATCGACAAGCGGGCCCTCAAGCCGCTGCGCCCCGGCCAGATGTCCTACTGGCAGAACTACGCCAAGTTCCACGTCAGCCTGATGAAGTCCTGGTACGGCGACATGGCGGCCAAGGAGAACAACTGGTGCTTCGACTGGCTGCCCAAGCTGGACAAGGTGTACGACGTGCTTCAGGTGTTCGAGCTGATGCACCAGGGCAAGCTGAACGGCTACGTCTGCCAGGGCTTCAACCCCCTGGGGTCGATCCCCCACAAGGGCAAGCTGATCAAGGCCATGTCCCAGTTGAAATACCTGGTGGTGATCGACCCCCTGGCCACGGAGACCTCGTGCTTCTGGGAAAACCACGGGGAATACAACGACGTGGACCCGGCCGCGATCCAGACCGAGGTGATCCGTCTCCCCTCCACCTGCTTCGCCGAGGAGAACGGGTCGCTGACCAACAGCGGGCGCTGGCTGCAGTGGCACTACAAGGGCGCCGAACCGCCGGGAGAGGCCAGGCCCGATGTGGACATCATCGCCGGACTCTTCCTCAAGCTGCGGGAACTGTACCGGAAGGAGGGGGGCGCCTTCCCCGACGCGCTCATGAACCTCACCTGGAACTACAAGATTCCCCATGCGCCGGCTCCCGAGGAACTGGCCATGGAGTACAACGGCAAGGCCCTGGCGGACCTGGCCGATCCCAAGGACCCGACCAAGGTCATCCTGAAGAAGGGGCAGCAACTGGACGGCTTCGCCCAGCTCAAGGACGACGGCACCACTGCGTGCGGCTGCTGGATCTATTCGGGGGCATGGACCGAGAAGGGGAACATGATGGCCCGGCGGGACAACTCCGACCCCTCGGGGCTGGGCAACACCCTCAACTGGGCTTTCGCCTGGCCGGCCAACCGGCGCGTCCTGTACAACCGCGCCTCCTGCGACCTGTCCGGGAAACCGTGGGACCCGAAGCGCAAACTGGTGTACTGGGACGGCAGCAAGTGGGCCGGCCCCGACGTGCCCGATTTCAAGCCCGATTCCGACCCCGCGGACCACATGAACCCGTTCATCATGCTCCCGGAGGGCGTGGGGCGGCTCTTTGCCCTGGACAAGATGGCGGAAGGGCCCCTGCCGGAGCACTACGAACCCTTCGAGACCCCCATCGACACCAATCTCCTGCACCCGAAGGTCGTCAGCAACCCGGCGGCCCGGGTGTTCAAGGGTGACCTGGCGGCTTTCGGCAAGAGCAAGGAATACCCCTACGCCGCCACCACCTATCGCCTCACCGAGCACTTCCACTTCTGGACCAAGCACACCAAGCTGTCGTCCATCATGCAGCCGGAGCAGTTCGTGGAGATCAGCCAGGAATTGGCCAGGGAAAAGGGGATCAAGGAGGGGGACCGGGTCAAGGTCTGGTCCGCCCGCGGCTTCATCAAGGCGGTGGCGGTGGTGACCAAGCGCATCAAGCCGCTCCAGGTGAACGGCAAGACCGTCCACCACGTGGGCATCCCGTTCCACTGGGGGTTCAAGGGGGTTGCCAAGAGCGGGTACCTGGCCAACACCCTGACCCCTTTCGTGGGCGATGCGAACACCCAGACGCCGGAATTCAAGTCGTTCCTCGTCAACATCGAGAAGGCATAG
- the fdxH gene encoding formate dehydrogenase subunit beta gives MALQSLDITRRSATTTPPPGQRQALEVAKLIDVTKCIGCKACQVACMEWNDTRDAVGQNHGVLDNPTDLTENSWTVMRYAEVELEPGKLEWLIRKDGCMHCGNPGCLKACPAPGAIVQYSNGIVDFHEENCIGCGYCITGCPFNIPRLSKKDSKVYKCTLCSDRVAVGLEPACAKTCPTGAIVFGSKEAMLHHAEERIADLKSRGFAKAGVYDPKGVDGTHVIYVLHHADRPEIYSGLPKDPSIGPLVELWKGAAKPLASLALGAVAAGAFVHYVTKGPNEVSEEIEKEFEE, from the coding sequence ATGGCACTGCAATCCCTTGACATCACCCGCCGTTCCGCCACCACCACCCCTCCGCCGGGCCAACGCCAGGCGCTGGAGGTGGCCAAGCTGATCGACGTCACCAAGTGCATCGGCTGCAAGGCCTGCCAGGTGGCGTGCATGGAGTGGAACGACACCCGCGACGCCGTAGGCCAAAACCACGGCGTCCTGGACAACCCGACCGACCTGACCGAAAACTCCTGGACCGTGATGCGCTACGCCGAGGTGGAACTGGAACCGGGCAAGCTCGAGTGGCTGATCCGCAAGGACGGCTGCATGCACTGCGGCAATCCGGGCTGTCTCAAGGCCTGCCCGGCGCCGGGGGCCATCGTCCAGTACAGCAACGGCATCGTGGATTTCCACGAGGAAAACTGCATCGGCTGCGGCTACTGCATCACCGGCTGCCCGTTCAACATCCCCCGCCTCTCCAAAAAGGACAGCAAGGTCTACAAGTGCACCCTCTGCTCCGACCGGGTGGCGGTGGGGCTGGAGCCGGCCTGCGCCAAGACCTGCCCCACCGGCGCCATCGTGTTCGGTTCCAAGGAGGCGATGCTTCACCACGCCGAGGAGCGGATCGCGGACCTGAAGAGCCGTGGCTTCGCCAAGGCGGGGGTCTACGACCCCAAAGGGGTGGATGGCACCCACGTGATCTACGTGCTGCACCACGCGGACCGGCCCGAGATCTACAGCGGCCTCCCCAAGGACCCCTCCATCGGCCCCCTGGTCGAGCTCTGGAAGGGGGCCGCCAAGCCGCTGGCCTCCCTGGCGCTGGGTGCGGTCGCCGCCGGCGCGTTTGTCCACTACGTGACCAAGGGTCCCAACGAGGTCTCGGAGGAGATCGAGAAGGAGTTCGAGGAATGA
- a CDS encoding formate dehydrogenase subunit gamma: MKRDPEKLDRYTAPERLNHWLVALTFILLALTGLALFHPFFFPLSQLFGGGVWTRILHPFIGVALICFFGSMFFRFRKLCLLTPGDWEWLRHAHEMMLGEHRNMPEAGKLNGGQKLLFWLLAACMALLVLSGIVMWRAYFSFLFPPVVIRLAAVVHAATGAGMISLIMGHIYLAIWTKESIGAMLSGKVRRAWAKQHHPAWFRQMTGGDK, translated from the coding sequence ATGAAACGAGATCCCGAAAAATTAGACCGTTATACGGCCCCCGAGCGGCTCAACCACTGGCTGGTGGCGCTTACCTTCATCCTCCTGGCCCTGACCGGCCTGGCGCTGTTCCACCCGTTCTTCTTCCCCCTGAGCCAGCTGTTCGGCGGCGGCGTCTGGACCCGCATCCTCCACCCCTTCATCGGGGTGGCGCTCATCTGCTTCTTCGGCAGCATGTTCTTCCGGTTCCGGAAACTGTGCCTCCTGACGCCGGGTGATTGGGAGTGGCTGCGCCATGCCCACGAGATGATGCTCGGCGAGCACCGGAACATGCCGGAAGCGGGCAAACTGAACGGCGGCCAGAAGCTTCTGTTCTGGCTGCTGGCCGCCTGCATGGCGCTGCTCGTCCTCTCCGGCATCGTCATGTGGCGCGCCTATTTCTCGTTTCTCTTCCCCCCGGTCGTGATCCGCCTGGCCGCGGTCGTGCATGCGGCGACCGGGGCGGGGATGATCTCCCTGATCATGGGGCACATCTACCTCGCCATCTGGACCAAGGAGAGCATCGGCGCCATGCTGTCCGGCAAGGTCAGGCGCGCCTGGGCGAAACAGCACCACCCGGCATGGTTCCGGCAGATGACGGGAGGGGACAAATGA
- the fdhE gene encoding formate dehydrogenase accessory protein FdhE, translated as MNNTETRILEPGQIAPPTGEIRFLLLPGRDLFARRAERFRVLAPGHPVGEYLGFLALLADAQQEALDRFPPLPLPTPEEQALCRRHGMPLLAVRSWPRNPAWREGLALILRRMAGADVPAAVRETVDGLVSLPENRLEEMADGILSGDLAAAPPRELPFVAAALQVYWVYLATAVGEQAFARLEAGGVCPVCGSHPAAGIVRADGTEQGLRYLSCSLCASQWHMVRIKCSACEATEGIGYYSLEGSNGAIKAESCAGCNTYLKLLYLGKDGAMEATADDLASLALDMLMAEAGKVRGGPNLFLHPGGA; from the coding sequence ATGAACAACACCGAAACCCGCATCCTCGAACCGGGTCAGATTGCGCCCCCGACCGGGGAGATCCGTTTTCTGCTCCTCCCCGGCCGCGACCTGTTTGCCCGTCGCGCCGAGCGTTTCCGGGTGCTTGCCCCCGGCCATCCCGTGGGGGAGTATCTGGGCTTTCTGGCACTGCTGGCCGATGCCCAGCAGGAGGCCCTGGACCGGTTCCCCCCGCTGCCTTTGCCCACCCCCGAAGAACAGGCGCTCTGCCGCCGGCACGGCATGCCGCTTCTGGCCGTCCGTTCCTGGCCGCGCAACCCGGCCTGGCGCGAGGGGCTGGCCCTGATCCTGCGCCGCATGGCCGGGGCGGACGTGCCGGCGGCTGTCCGCGAGACCGTAGACGGCTTGGTGTCTCTGCCCGAAAACAGGCTGGAGGAGATGGCAGACGGGATACTGTCGGGCGACCTGGCCGCGGCCCCTCCCCGGGAGCTGCCGTTCGTGGCCGCAGCCCTGCAGGTCTACTGGGTGTACCTGGCGACGGCCGTGGGAGAGCAGGCCTTTGCCCGGCTGGAGGCGGGGGGGGTATGCCCGGTGTGCGGGTCGCACCCGGCCGCCGGCATCGTGCGCGCCGACGGGACGGAGCAGGGGTTGCGCTACCTCTCCTGCTCCCTCTGCGCCTCCCAGTGGCACATGGTGCGGATCAAGTGTAGCGCCTGCGAGGCCACCGAGGGGATCGGCTACTATAGCCTGGAGGGGAGCAACGGCGCGATCAAGGCGGAGAGCTGCGCCGGGTGCAACACCTACCTGAAGCTGCTCTACCTCGGCAAGGACGGCGCCATGGAGGCCACGGCCGACGACCTGGCGAGCCTGGCGCTGGATATGCTCATGGCCGAGGCGGGCAAGGTGCGCGGCGGCCCGAACCTGTTTCTCCATCCCGGCGGGGCCTGA
- a CDS encoding AI-2E family transporter, whose protein sequence is MPRSTTISYVLAVTATVAVLHFHLLPAAFAGLAVYVLTLKLARHLPRNMNRVAHTVALGVVVLCVITGLISVCTAVWSFVGSSQGVGALLAMVMETLDSLRRTLPASVAELLPTTIEGLRQQMAEMVGDHVQKISIAGMEGLKVFAHILLGMVVGGMAAVHHFKEHDQVPPFVAALRSRLRALTTAFDKVVFAQVKISALNTTLTAVYLLIALPLCGVRLPMATVLVLLTFAVGLLPVVGNLVSNTVIVVISLGVSLGVGAASLLFLVVIHKAEYFMNARIVGHEVQATAWELLSAMLLMEAVFGLVGLVAAPVVYAWLKAEVKEQGFI, encoded by the coding sequence ATGCCCCGCTCCACCACGATCAGCTATGTCCTGGCCGTAACGGCCACCGTGGCCGTCCTCCATTTCCATCTGCTGCCGGCCGCATTTGCCGGGCTTGCGGTGTATGTACTGACGTTGAAACTCGCCCGCCACCTCCCCCGGAACATGAACCGGGTTGCGCACACGGTCGCCCTGGGTGTCGTCGTCCTGTGCGTCATCACCGGCCTCATCAGCGTGTGCACCGCCGTCTGGTCCTTCGTCGGCAGCAGCCAGGGCGTCGGCGCCCTCCTGGCCATGGTGATGGAGACCCTCGACAGCCTGCGCCGGACCCTCCCGGCATCGGTTGCCGAGCTGCTGCCGACGACCATCGAGGGGCTGCGCCAGCAGATGGCCGAGATGGTGGGCGACCATGTGCAGAAGATCTCCATCGCCGGCATGGAGGGGCTCAAGGTCTTTGCCCATATCCTCCTGGGCATGGTCGTCGGCGGGATGGCGGCCGTCCATCACTTCAAGGAGCACGACCAGGTGCCGCCGTTCGTGGCGGCGCTGCGCTCCCGGCTGCGCGCCCTGACCACCGCCTTCGACAAGGTGGTGTTCGCCCAGGTGAAGATTTCCGCCCTCAACACCACCTTGACCGCCGTCTACCTGCTGATCGCCCTGCCGCTCTGCGGCGTGCGCCTCCCCATGGCGACGGTTCTGGTCCTGCTGACCTTTGCCGTCGGGCTGCTCCCCGTGGTGGGCAACCTGGTGTCCAATACGGTGATCGTGGTGATCAGCCTCGGGGTTTCCCTGGGGGTCGGCGCCGCCTCGCTGCTCTTTTTGGTGGTGATCCACAAGGCCGAGTACTTCATGAACGCCAGGATTGTGGGGCACGAGGTGCAGGCGACCGCCTGGGAGCTCCTGAGCGCCATGCTGCTCATGGAGGCGGTGTTCGGCCTTGTGGGGCTGGTGGCGGCGCCGGTGGTGTATGCCTGGCTCAAGGCGGAGGTCAAGGAACAGGGGTTCATCTGA
- a CDS encoding 2-hydroxymuconate tautomerase family protein, translated as MPYVNIRITREGATAEQKARLIEGATQLLVDVLGKNRATTVVVIDEVETDNWGIGGETVTTLRTRKG; from the coding sequence ATGCCGTACGTGAACATCAGGATCACCCGTGAAGGGGCGACCGCCGAGCAGAAGGCGCGCCTGATCGAGGGCGCCACCCAACTGCTGGTGGACGTGCTGGGGAAGAACCGGGCCACCACGGTGGTGGTGATCGACGAGGTGGAGACGGACAACTGGGGCATCGGCGGGGAGACCGTGACGACGCTGCGCACGCGGAAGGGCTGA
- a CDS encoding DUF350 domain-containing protein codes for MDTVTMAESLGGLNGFLLHFLAAVVLVALFSALYVWITPYAEFRLIREGKVAPAISFGGALLGFVIPLAGAISESVSFLDMLVWSVVALVVQVLVFLALRSCCAGLCRGIADDQRAPAILLAVLSVAAGILSAACMTY; via the coding sequence ATGGATACCGTGACAATGGCAGAATCGTTGGGAGGGTTGAACGGCTTTCTCCTCCATTTCCTGGCTGCCGTGGTGCTGGTCGCGCTCTTTTCGGCGCTCTACGTGTGGATCACCCCCTACGCCGAGTTCAGGCTCATCCGCGAGGGGAAGGTAGCCCCGGCCATCAGCTTCGGCGGGGCGCTCCTCGGGTTCGTCATCCCCCTGGCCGGGGCCATATCCGAAAGCGTCTCATTCCTGGACATGCTGGTCTGGTCAGTGGTCGCCCTCGTGGTCCAGGTCCTGGTGTTTCTGGCGCTGCGCAGCTGCTGTGCCGGGCTCTGCCGGGGGATAGCCGACGACCAGCGCGCCCCGGCCATCCTCCTGGCGGTGCTCTCGGTGGCGGCCGGGATACTCAGCGCCGCCTGCATGACGTACTGA
- a CDS encoding glutathionylspermidine synthase family protein: MERVAIAPRADWRERVESVGMLYHTIDDELYWDESACYRFTSREVDTLDLATTELHALCLQAVEEVIRRNLFSRLCIPEWLVPTVTYSWEMDEPSVYGRFDLAWDGSGPPKMLEYNADTPTSLLEASVVQWFWLRDRYPGADQFNSIHEKLISFWERWPYVQRDPVHFICSSGSVEDLGNVEYLRDTAVQGGFATQRLFVEEVGWDRERRRFVDLADEPIRTLFKLYPWEWLVREEFGPHLAESGLRIMEPAWKMILSTKGILPILWELFEGHPNLLPATFGEDPLPGDHVKKPLFSREGSNIEIHRGGSVVGTPGSYGSEGYICQRYAPLPAFDGNYPVIGSWIIGGEPAGIGIREDRTEITTNGSRFIPHYFVEG; encoded by the coding sequence ATGGAACGGGTGGCCATAGCACCGCGGGCTGACTGGCGGGAACGGGTGGAATCGGTGGGTATGCTCTACCACACCATTGACGACGAGCTCTACTGGGACGAATCCGCCTGCTACCGGTTCACGAGCCGCGAGGTTGACACCCTCGACCTGGCCACGACGGAACTGCACGCCCTCTGCCTCCAGGCGGTCGAGGAGGTGATCCGCCGCAACCTCTTCTCCCGCCTCTGCATACCGGAGTGGCTTGTCCCCACCGTCACGTACTCCTGGGAGATGGACGAACCGTCCGTCTATGGCCGCTTCGACCTGGCCTGGGACGGCAGCGGCCCGCCGAAGATGCTCGAGTACAACGCCGACACCCCGACCTCGCTCCTGGAGGCGAGCGTGGTCCAGTGGTTCTGGCTCCGGGACCGGTATCCCGGGGCCGACCAGTTCAACTCCATCCACGAGAAACTGATCTCCTTCTGGGAGCGGTGGCCCTACGTGCAGCGGGACCCGGTCCACTTCATCTGCTCCTCCGGGAGCGTGGAAGACCTGGGAAACGTGGAGTACCTGCGGGACACCGCGGTGCAGGGGGGCTTCGCCACCCAACGGCTGTTCGTGGAGGAGGTGGGGTGGGACCGGGAGCGCCGCCGCTTTGTCGACCTGGCCGACGAACCGATCCGTACGCTGTTCAAGCTCTATCCGTGGGAATGGCTGGTGCGGGAGGAGTTCGGCCCCCACCTGGCGGAGAGCGGCCTGCGCATCATGGAGCCGGCCTGGAAGATGATCCTCAGCACCAAGGGGATTCTCCCGATCCTCTGGGAGCTGTTCGAAGGGCACCCCAATCTCCTCCCGGCCACCTTTGGGGAGGACCCCCTGCCCGGGGACCACGTCAAAAAACCGCTCTTTTCCCGGGAGGGGAGCAACATCGAGATCCACCGGGGCGGCTCTGTGGTGGGGACCCCGGGAAGCTACGGCAGCGAGGGGTACATCTGCCAGCGCTACGCGCCGCTTCCCGCGTTCGACGGCAACTACCCGGTGATCGGGTCGTGGATAATCGGCGGCGAGCCGGCGGGGATCGGCATTCGCGAGGACCGGACGGAGATCACCACCAACGGGAGCAGGTTCATTCCGCACTATTTCGTGGAGGGGTAA